Sequence from the Fusobacterium russii ATCC 25533 genome:
AGCTTCTCCTGGGAAATCAGCTAATTCTTCAACCTTCCCTGTCTTTATGTCATAAGAGAAAAATTTATTTGAATTTACATTTTTTCCTTCAGGATTTTCAAGTTTCCCAACTCCGTAATAAATTTTTCCATCTTTATATTGTGCTACTCCATTTTCAACAGATAATGGTAATTGTCCTACTATTTTTGTCTTTAATTTACCTTTTTCAAGAGTTATTTTTAAAATATCTCTTGAGTGCTCTTTTTCAGGGCTTCCTCCTAAATAATAAATTGCATTTTCTTCTTTTACACTTACTGAAAGTCCATATCCTATTGGATAAGCTAATTGAATTTGCTCTAAAGTTTCAAGTTTTCCTTTTACTTCCTTTAATAAGTATATATCTCTATGTGTAACTTTTTTTCCACCTTTTTCTAAAACATCTGGGAAATTAGCTCCACCACCGACTACAATATACTCCCCTATAGTTCCCTGTAAAAGACCAGCAAGACCGGCATTCTTTTCATAACCTTTTTGTGCAGGTAAGCTTCCTACATATTCCCAAAGTAATTTATTCGTTTCCACCTTAGATAAAGCCTGAGAAAAACTACTTCCCGTCATAAGTAAACCCAAAATTATAAAAATTCCTAATTTTTTTTTATTCATATCCACCTCTCCTTTATAAAAAATCAGTTTTACAAAATTTATGTTCTCGTGAACATATATTATAATTTTAAATTTACTTTGTCAAACTATATAAAAATTTTTCTGATAATGTACAATAACTCAGAGAATTTTGAGTTTTTTATTCAATAATCGTATATAGTAACTATAGTTTTATAAAATTTACTTTTAATTCCTCTTACTAAAGAATTTTAGAGTTCTTTTTCCTGCATAGCCTCTCTTAAAAATGGAAGTAAAGAGCGAGTTACAACTATTTTTCTGCTCTCAATATTCAGGCACATTATCTGCCCTCTCTCCATTAAGTCATACCAACTTGTCTTGCTTATGCCGAACAGCTGAACTAAATCTTTTGTGGAGCAGAACTCACCTAAATTATCTATAAGCATATTTTCTAAAAATGTTTCTATCTCATTTTTAGGCGACCAGTTAAAGAAATTATTAATATAAAAATCCTCTTGTGTTAGAGGATTTGATATTGGATACATATTTATACTGAAATTTAAGCTGTTTAAAAAAGAGGAAAGTTCATATTCCTTTCTACCGTACTTAGTTCTTGATTTAACATTTTCATTTTTTG
This genomic interval carries:
- a CDS encoding cyclically-permuted mutarotase family protein, coding for MTGSSFSQALSKVETNKLLWEYVGSLPAQKGYEKNAGLAGLLQGTIGEYIVVGGGANFPDVLEKGGKKVTHRDIYLLKEVKGKLETLEQIQLAYPIGYGLSVSVKEENAIYYLGGSPEKEHSRDILKITLEKGKLKTKIVGQLPLSVENGVAQYKDGKIYYGVGKLENPEGKNVNSNKFFSYDIKTGKVEELADFPGEARQQTIGQILNNKFYVFSGGSNVSYIDGYAYDFKTKSWEKAADVIIDKKEILLLGANSIKIAEDKMLVLGGFNYKLWNDANHYLSTLKDEALQEYKKEYFGAEPSWYGWNRKILIYNASNNTWKALGEVPFDASCGAALLKLKDNIYSINGEIKPGVRTERMFKGTVVSY